TGCAGCATGCCCCTGCATGCCCAGTACTCCAATATCTGTTCGTCATCAAAAGGAGATACGCGTTGTAAAACCTAACTGGACAAAGAATCAACAATCGaattaaaaatgaaagaaaaaaacgaATATCAAAACACACCctccagattttgatgatgaaaccccaTTCGGTCTCAGCGACAGCCACGAAGAGGGAGATGGCAACCGCGTAGCATCGAAATATTCCGCCAAAGATCTATCCGAAGGAGCTCAGAGCGGGAGAATCAGAGATGAGAGAGAGGGATGATGTTAGAGAAGGAAGTGCGAGCCAGGGTTCGAGGGGGAGTACATCAGATCCGTTTCTGAAGGATCGGACGGCGAAGAGGGCGTTCACGAAGACACAGGCGACGGCGGCGACGGCGGTGATGAAGCTGAAGCAGCGGCAGACGATCAGCAAGGGGTCCGGCCTCGCCCGCACCCGTAGGGCCGGGATGTTGGGCGGCGGCCGCGAAGTCTCGCCGGCTTCGGCACCTCTCGCCATCAGACGGGTCCGCTCCCTTGGCTTCTTCTACTCCCCCCTCCTCTTCTTAATCCGCTCGCTTAAGGTTTCGGATGCGGGGAGCTCGCTCACTTCGCCTCTCCTAATGGCATCCAGAAGAAGGAACGCCGCACAAGGAATCGGGAGCGTAGAGGAGGAAGCGAGCACACTTTCCTTCGGTGGCGGTTTTGGTATAAAGCGAGCTTAGCGGAGCGAGAGGGTTTGCTTGCAGTTGGCCGGGCAAGTGGTCGTTGCCCGTAGATGCGGCGCCCACACACCACACTGCCCGTCCCAAGTATTCAGACCTAACAATCAACCGCAccgaaattatataattatatatatatatatataatttccttTGAATattgaagcagcagcagcaattgGCACACGAACTTTTTGGTTGCCACGTCTTTTGCTTTGTCGGAAATGACTCGAATACTTAACTTGTTCCGTATGGTGAAACCATTGGTCCACGGTCCAGATGTCAAAAGAGGAGAGAGGTGTCTCCACCGACCTTTTGCTTGTGAGCCACTGTTGACCACCCCAAACCGACTGCTTCCAAGGACTTCCAAGCAAATAGGTCAAAGTTCCATGGCGATTTCAATCGACCCCGACGGACCATTCACTGCACCAGTTGGAACGCATCTCGTTCGAACAGTCCCCCATAGCTTGTCCGTCCCTctttaccttccttcctccttgTACACGTAGTGCTGGAGCATGACGAATTGTCGTGGAAAGCAGAGCTATCGGTTGGCAATGTAGTTTAATGCGTGATTCATGTCATGagcattatatgatatgtgatgatGGACTTTTATGCCAATTTTCTAAGATTTACCGATCGATTAGACACCGACAAAACGACACGACGACAAAGACGACGACGGCGACGGGGGGCGTCGGACGCAAACCGAAGAATCGGGTACCGGCCGTGGGCGTCCAACCCTATAAAGAAGACGGGGAAAGGAAAAAAGTAATATGCCAGCATCGCATTCGCATTAAAGAAAGGCCTCCATCACCGGCCTCCCCCAATGAGCAGTGACGGAAAAAAGGGGGAGGAAAAATTTTACCTTCTCTGCTCCACTCTTCATAACGTTGACTGCGCTCTCCGTTTCCTCCCGTCCCCCCATTCCGCCCCCAATCCACCCCACCCCGCCCATGTTCTTCCCAGTTCCCCATAATTTACGGGGCGGATAGAATAATCCTCCGTCCTCCGTCCTCAGATCTCATCTCTGCATATCTAGGAAGCATTGAGGCGGGTGGTGGTTGTGGAGGAGTCGAGTCGGCTCATCCGTTTGTTCTTGTTCTAGGTCTGGTTTGTTGACATGGAGAGCTACCTCAACGACAATTTTGGGGGCGTCAAGTCGAAGAACTCGTCGGAGGACGCGCTCCGGCGATGGCGGAAGCTCTGCAGCGTCGTCAAGAACCCCAAGCGCCGCTTCCGCTTCACCGCCAACCTCTCCAAGCGCTCCGAGGCCGAGGCCATGAAGAAAACCAACCAGGTCCCTCTTCCTCCCCACCTCACTCGACGTTTTTCTTCTTTGGATCTGGCCTGCTGTTTCTTGATCTCTTCTTTTTGCGAGGGTTTTACTTGAGGGGTGGAGTTTAGGGTTCCGGGACATATTATATATTTTGGTTCATGAAGTCAAACTTGGCTTGTGATGTCAACCAGGCTAAGTAGCGTAAGCAACAAGGAAATAGGATATGAGAAATTTCTTTGTTGATCAGATCAAAGGAACTATATTTGAGTTTGAATGCGTGGTTTTGCCACAAGCGAAGCTGGATAATCAGCACATCAGCTCGAATCATACAAGCTGAACGTTAGAAATGCAATATATGTTGACTGGTCCTGATTCAAGTTTTGAGGATCCTTTCTGGTTCTTGATCTCGCACTAAATTTGCCAGCTCGATGCTCCCACAGCATCACAATGCGATGAAACGAGGAGTTcgttttttccttttaatttacTTGTTGCATCATTCGCATCTATATCACAAAGGAGATATGAGTACGTGCCACATCTGCGCGGTCTGACGAATTGTGTGATGCCGCCAGCAAAGTGATGATTTAATACAAATTTTACATCCTGTAATCGAGCCAATTTTATTGCAACTTTGTGATAATGGAACTAACCAGAGAAAATAATTAGTTCTAatagtcaaaattttaaatttcatgttGACTTAATATCATGCATGCCTGTTATCCAGATGAGAGACATCTGCCGCCATCTAAACATGACCTGAAACTTCAAGGACAAAAACAAATCGGAGGGACATTCAAAATCATAGGCTAATCATAGATTGCTAATTTGCTTCTCTGGTGCTTCGATTTTTTGTTttccattttttaaaattatgtcattttatttgtttacatTTCCTTTGAATATTGGGAACTAGTCTTTTCTTCTCATTAACCTATTCTTTAATTCACATGTATCTAAAATTTCAAGCCTCTGTGAACTCCGGCTTATCCAGTCTTTCTTATGTGTGTACATGTTTGAGTAATTTCATGGTAAATTCTCACCAAGTATGCCATTTAGTTTGACAATTCTTTCCTCATGCTGTTCAATAGCTCGTGGTACTTATGGACCTCTCTGTACTCAGATTTGATTCCTAAACATTGTCACTCTATCCTTTAGCTAGAAACAACTCACAGATATTTTTTGTAGATCATCCTTGCTTTGTTGCAGATTTGACGACTGtacttgcatttattttgagtaaAAAATTTGTTATGAGTTGTGGTTTCTGTAAAATTTACTAAGGTTGCTTCTAACCCCTTCtatcttttctttctgatctttTGGAGGGATTACTCGATACAACTTTTTCTTGAATTTATCAATTCATTTTAATGATCAAAAGTAGGTTCCTCAATCATTTGACAAGTGCCACCGAGGTACTTCATTTGTTCTCATCCCTTCGTTTCAAAAACTTCTTTGATGGTGTCTCCCAGTAGATGTGATTAATGGTGATCCTTGACCTGCTTGTAATCACAATCTGTTCTTGAGAATCTTATTAAATGTATGTCGTTTCATCATTAGTAATACTTAATAGGTTTAGAGATCTTAATACTCTGCTACACTCCATTCATATAGCTTGTCTGACAACCTTGCATCAGCCATCAAATTAACTCGCTGCATTTGACAGGAGAAATTGCGGATTGCTGTTTTGGTTTCAAAAGCTGCACTACAGTTTATACAGGGTACTTTTGTAATTTCTTGTCATTCTAGCCCGTATGAATCTCTTTAGCAAGTTTGTTGATTTTACTGACATGTCACATCTGTTAAAAAATTGTAATTCCAAAATGTATTTCAGGAATCACATTACGTAGTGAATATGTCGTACCTGATATGGTAAAGGCAGCAGGTTTTCAGATTGGTGCTGATGAGTTGGGATCTATTGTCGAAGGCCATGATGTGAAGAAGTTGAAAATGCATGGTGGCGTGGACGGCATTGGAAATAAGCTTTCCACATCTACGACTAATGGACTGACTACCACCGAGGATAGGTTAAAGAGGAGGCAAGAGATTTATGGTATAAATAAGTTCACTGAAAGCAAGGTCCGGAGTTTTTGGGTATTTGTATGGGAAGCACTTCAAGACACTACATTGATAATTCTCGCGGCTTGTGCCTTCATATCTCTAGTTGTTGGCATTGCCATGGAAGGATGGCCAAAAGGTGCCCATGATGGCCTTGGAATTGTCGCAAGCATCCTGTTAGTTGTGTTTGTCACTGCAACGAGCGACTACAGGCAGTCTTTACAATTCAAAGATTTGGATaaggagaaaaagaagatttCTATACAAGTGACACGCGATGGTTTCAGAcagaagatttctatttatgatcttGTTCCTGGTGACATCGTGCATTTATCAATTGGGGATCAAGTCCCTGCTGATGGGCTTTTTATATCTGGATATTCCTTATTGATCAATGAATCAAGTCTGACGGGTGAGAGTGAACCTGTTTGTGTAAATGCAGAATACCCTTTTCTTCTGTCTGGGACTAAAGTCCAGGATGGATATTGTAAAATGTTGGTAACGACCGTTGGCATGAGAACACAATGGGGTAAGCTGCTTGCTACACTCAGTGAAGGAGGAGATGATGAAACTCCATTACAGGTCAAACTGAATGGAGTTGCAACTATCATTGGAAAAATTGGTTTGTTTTTTGCAGTAATAACATTTGCAGTGCTGGCTCAAAGCCTTGTTAGTCGGAAATATCACGACGGCCTGCTATTGAGCTGGTCAGGCGATGATGCACTGGAGATGTTGGAATTTTTTGCTATTGCAGTCACAATTGTTGTGGTTGCAGTTCCAGAAGGGCTTCCCTTAGCTGTGACATTGAGCCTTGCTTTTGCAATGAAGAAGATGATGAATGATAAGGCACTAGTCCGCCACCTTGCAGCTTGTGAAACTATGGGCTCAGCGACAACAATTTGTAGTGACAAAACTGGAACGCTGACAACCAATCATATGACTGTTGTAAAAGCTTGTATCTGCAGAAATGTCGTGGAAGTAAATAGTTGTGAGAAAGTTGATGACTTAAGCTCCTATGTCCCAGATTCTGCACGTAAAACTCTTTTACAATCCATTTTTAATAACACAGGTGGTGAGGTGGTGACCAACCAGGATGGAAAGCTTGAAATCTTGGGAACACCAACAGAGACTGCCTTGTTGGAACTGGGTTTATCACTGGGTGGGGATTTTCAGGCACAACGTCAGGAAACTAAGCTTGTTAAAGTTGAGCCCTTTAATTCCATAAAGAAGAGAATGGGGGTGGTGCTCCAACTTTCTGAAGGAGGATACCGTGCACACTGTAAAGGTGCTTCTGAGATAATTTTGGGTGCTTGCGACAATTATGTAGATCCCTCAGGTAATGTCGTGCCTCTTGATGAAGCAGCTCTGAATCTTCTTaagagcacaattgatagttttgcTGGTGAAGCTCTTCGAACTCTGTGCCTTGCATATAAGGAAATTGGCGACAATTTCTCTGCTGAGGATAAAATTTCATTCGAAGGATATACATGTATTGGAATTGTAGGAATCAAGGATCCTGTCCGTCCGGGTGTCAAGGAGTCTGTTGCAACTTGTAGGGCTGCAGGAATTACTGTGAGAATGGTTACAGGAGACAACATAAATACAGCAAAAGCAATTGCTAGGGAATGTGGTATTCTCACTGATGAGGGTGTAGCTATAGAAGGTCCAGAGTTCCGTGAGAAGAATCTGGAAGAATTGATGGAACTGATTCCAAAAATTCAGGTTGCTCTCGTGGtacttttgatatatctcttgttgacTGTTAAATAAAGCTTGGATCTCATCAACTTGTTCATTTTTTATTTGCTAGGTAATGGCCAGATCTTCACCATTAGATAAGCATACCTTAGTAAAACACTTGCGGACCATGTTCAATGAAGTTGTTGCTGTGACTGGTGATGGCACAAATGATGCTCCTGCACTTCACGAGGCAGATATTGGACTTGCAATGGGCATTGCAGGAACCGAGGTAATTCTCAAATGGTTTTTCTCGAAACCTGATTTATTTAAAGCattatgaaacaaaaaaaaaagtattatccACCAGTGATTACCTTACCTGTCAAAGTATAGATTTCCAGTCGATATATGGAAGTAATCAGTTTTTAAAGTTCAAGAACATTCATTATTCCAAACATGGGTGTTTTAGTGCACAATGTTTTATTTGCACTGAAGCCCTTGTTTTGTGGATTAAGGATGTAAATTTATGTTGGAAACATTCCACCTCGATAGTGTTCATCAACACCTCACTGAATCTGACACACCCAATGAGTCAGCAGGTCAAGTAATTGTTTCATAATCTAACAGTAGTAAGTGGGAAGACTTCCAGGGCTCGTGTACCCAGTTTGATGGTAGTTAACTATACGAGATTAACAGTCTAATTTATACTcagtttttatttataaaaactgGGCTCTTGTGTGCCCAGTTTGTTTTGCATGCCTCGTAGGCTTGTCAAACTATACTAGTTTGCATCATTATCAAGGAATTTGTCTAGCTGAAATTGTACATATTTACTCATATAACTATTATCAAATGGAT
Above is a genomic segment from Musa acuminata AAA Group cultivar baxijiao chromosome BXJ3-4, Cavendish_Baxijiao_AAA, whole genome shotgun sequence containing:
- the LOC103982177 gene encoding uncharacterized protein LOC103982177, giving the protein MARGAEAGETSRPPPNIPALRVRARPDPLLIVCRCFSFITAVAAVACVFVNALFAVRSFRNGSDIFGGIFRCYAVAISLFVAVAETEWGFIIKIWRILEYWACRGMLQIFVAVMTRAFPVVSGEPRYLVLLQEISSYLLLACGLTYVISGASCIGFLKRSRQHQETTREQAARDLEELMQRKEELEALLIVDRT
- the LOC103982176 gene encoding calcium-transporting ATPase 10, plasma membrane-type, with the translated sequence MESYLNDNFGGVKSKNSSEDALRRWRKLCSVVKNPKRRFRFTANLSKRSEAEAMKKTNQEKLRIAVLVSKAALQFIQGITLRSEYVVPDMVKAAGFQIGADELGSIVEGHDVKKLKMHGGVDGIGNKLSTSTTNGLTTTEDRLKRRQEIYGINKFTESKVRSFWVFVWEALQDTTLIILAACAFISLVVGIAMEGWPKGAHDGLGIVASILLVVFVTATSDYRQSLQFKDLDKEKKKISIQVTRDGFRQKISIYDLVPGDIVHLSIGDQVPADGLFISGYSLLINESSLTGESEPVCVNAEYPFLLSGTKVQDGYCKMLVTTVGMRTQWGKLLATLSEGGDDETPLQVKLNGVATIIGKIGLFFAVITFAVLAQSLVSRKYHDGLLLSWSGDDALEMLEFFAIAVTIVVVAVPEGLPLAVTLSLAFAMKKMMNDKALVRHLAACETMGSATTICSDKTGTLTTNHMTVVKACICRNVVEVNSCEKVDDLSSYVPDSARKTLLQSIFNNTGGEVVTNQDGKLEILGTPTETALLELGLSLGGDFQAQRQETKLVKVEPFNSIKKRMGVVLQLSEGGYRAHCKGASEIILGACDNYVDPSGNVVPLDEAALNLLKSTIDSFAGEALRTLCLAYKEIGDNFSAEDKISFEGYTCIGIVGIKDPVRPGVKESVATCRAAGITVRMVTGDNINTAKAIARECGILTDEGVAIEGPEFREKNLEELMELIPKIQVMARSSPLDKHTLVKHLRTMFNEVVAVTGDGTNDAPALHEADIGLAMGIAGTEVAKESADVIILDDNFSTIVTVAKWGRSIYINIQKFVQFQLTVNVVALVVNFSSACWSGNAPLTAVQLLWVNMIMDTLGALALATEPPRDDLMQRAPVGRTGKFINNTMWRNILGQSIYQFITIWYLQTQGKRLFQLDGPDTDLTLNTITFNSFVFCQVFNEISSREMEKINVFRGILQNYVFLAVLISTVVFQFIIVQFLGDFANTIPLTMSQWFVTVFLGFLGMPIAAVVKLLPVGSL